In Nicotiana tabacum cultivar K326 chromosome 2, ASM71507v2, whole genome shotgun sequence, the following proteins share a genomic window:
- the LOC107821441 gene encoding pentatricopeptide repeat-containing protein At1g73710-like, translated as MMLQTYTSMEIGQGATTTYETFHNPLQAQPISSQCKPQNLNSHFNSRVFLGFNVHTIKHCSVKRQSFKFQPTSEIDHPLHRNVKILQPQKQKPQKDRVFVGFKLQCHSKAEALPSRTVINGKRKGYGGILPSILRSLRTESDVEKTLDLYYGKLSPKEQTVILKEQSSWEKALRVFAWMKSQKDYVPNVIHYNVILRALGRAKKWDELRLCWIEMAKNSVFPTNNTYGMLVDVYGKAGLVKEALLWIKHMKLRGIFPDEVTMNTVVKVLKDAGEYDKADRFYKDWCIGKIEMDDLELDCIDDSEPFSLKQFLLTELFRTGGRNPSRVLGLSEVENTGKKPRMTATYNTLIDLYGKAGRLQDAANVFNEMLKSGVALDAITFNTMIFICGSHGHLEEAEALLNKMEERGISPDTKTYNIFLSLYANAGKIDRALEWYRKIRGTGLFPDAVTCRAIIQILCKQNMIQEVEDVIGEIESLGMYIDEHSLPVIMRMYINEGLIDRAKVLFDKCQLNGGFSSPAYAAIIDAYADKGLWIEAEDVFFDRRDKNFIPKKEVVEYNVMIKAYGIAKLYDKAFSLFKGMKSQGAWPDQCTYNSLIQMFSGGDLVDQARELLAEMQGLRFKPSCSTFSALIASYVRMNRISDAVGVFDEMSKAGVKPNEVVYGTLIDGVAEAGKFEEAMRYFHVMKDSGLQANQIILTSMIKAYGKLGSVEGAKALFEKIKNFDGGPDIIASNSMLNLYADFGMLSEAKLIFNYLRERGQADGVTFATLIYAYKNMGMLDEAIEIAEDMKQSGLLRDCVTFNKVMACYATNGQLVECAELLHEMVINRKLLPDGGTFKVLFTILKKGGFSAEAVRQLELSYREGKPYARQAVIISVFSAVGLHAFAIESCNIITQPGLGLHPFAYNVVIYSYGASGQIDEALKIFMRMQDEGLEPDIVTFVNLVGCYGKAGMVEGIKRIYGQLKYGLIEPNESLYEAIIDAYGNAGRFDLADLVSQEMKLNLDVKQLTDSEPEDGVAEDSQGGEGEDSEG; from the coding sequence ATGATGCTACAGACATACACTTCCATGGAGATTGGACAAGGAGCAACAACAACCTATGAAACTTTCCACAACCCACTTCAAGCTCAACCTATTTCTTCACAGTGTAAGCCTCAAAACCTTAATTCTCATTTCAATTCTAGGGTTTTTCTAGGGTTTAACGTACACACCATCAAACACTGTTCTGTCAAAAGACAAAGCTTTAAATTTCAACCTACATCCGAAATTGACCACCCTTTACACAGAAATGTAAAGATTTTGCAACCCCAGAAGCAAAAACCTCAAAAAGATAGGGTTTTCGTTGGGTTTAAGCTTCAGTGTCATTCAAAGGCTGAAGCTTTACCTTCAAGAACGGTTATTAATGGTAAAAGAAAGGGGTATGGAGGTATTTTACCTTCAATTTTGCGTTCTTTAAGAACAGAAAGTGATGTTGAGAAAACCCTTGATTTGTATTATGGGAAGCTTAGTCCTAAAGAGCAGACTGTGATTCTCAAAGAACAGAGTAGTTGGGAAAAAGCTCTTAGGGTATTTGCGTGGATGAAATCGCAGAAAGATTATGTTCCGAATGTAATTCACTATAATGTCATACTTAGGGCACTAGGTAGAGCTAAGAAATGGGATGAGTTGAGACTTTGTTGGATTGAAATGGCAAAGAATAGCGTTTTTCCGACAAATAATACCTATGGTATGCTTGTTGATGTGTATGGGAAAGCAGGGTTGGTAAAAGAGGCGCTTTTATGGATTAAGCATATGAAGTTGAGGGGAATTTTCCCGGATGAGGTTACAATGAATACGGTTGTTAAGGTTTTGAAGGATGCAGGAGAATATGATAAAGCAGATAGGTTCTACAAGGATTGGTGTATTGGAAAGATTGAAATGGATGATCTTGAGTTGGATTGTATAGACGACTCTGAACCTTTCAGTTTGAAGCAGTTTTTGTTGACTGAGCTTTTCAGGACAGGAGGAAGGAATCCTTCTAGAGTTTTAGGTCTTTCAGAAGTTGAGAACACTGGTAAGAAACCTCGAATGACCGCCACCTACAATACTCTGATTGATTTGTACGGGAAGGCTGGTCGCTTGCAGGACGCTGCGAATGTATTTAATGAGATGTTGAAGTCAGGGGTGGCGTTGGATGCCATTACCTTCAATACTATGATCTTTATTTGTGGAAGTCATGGTCACTTGGAAGAGGCGGAAGCTTTGCTGAACAAGATGGAGGAAAGAGGGATATCTCCTGACACGAAAACATACAACATCTTCCTGTCTCTTTATGCTAATGCGGGTAAGATTGATAGGGCTCTTGAGTGGTACAGAAAGATAAGGGGGACAGGACTCTTCCCTGATGCTGTGACTTGTAGGGCAATAATTCAAATACTATGCAAACAAAATATGATCCAGGAGGTTGAAGATGTGATTGGTGAAATTGAAAGTTTAGGTATGTATATAGATGAACACTCTCTTCCTGTCATTATGAGAATGTACATCAATGAAGGGTTGATTGACCGTGCGAAGGTGCTTTTTGACAAGTGCCAACTGAATGGTGGGTTCTCGTCACCAGCTTATGCTGCCATCATTGATGCATATGCCGATAAGGGACTCTGGATTGAAGCAGAAGATGTGTTCTTTGATAGGAGAGACAAGAATTTTATTCCAAAGAAAGAAGTTGTAGAGTATAATGTCATGATCAAAGCATATGGCATCGCAAAGCTGTATGATAAAGCTTTCTCACTCTTCAAAGGAATGAAAAGCCAAGGGGCATGGCCTGACCAATGCACTTATAACTCTCTAATCCAGATGTTCTCTGGGGGTGATTTGGTTGACCAAGCCAGAGAGCTCTTAGCCGAAATGCAAGGATTGAGATTTAAACCTTCATGTTCTACCTTCTCTGCACTAATTGCTAGTTATGTGCGCATGAATAGGATTTCTGATGCTGTTGGCGTCTTCGATGAAATGTCAAAAGCAGGTGTAAAACCAAATGAGGTTGTTTATGGAACTTTAATTGATGGGGTTGCTGAAGCTGGTAAATTTGAAGAAGCTATGCGTTATTTCCATGTCATGAAAGACTCTGGCCTTCAAGCTAATCAAATAATATTGACTTCAATGATTAAGGCTTATGGTAAGCTCGGGTCAGTAGAGGGAGCAAAAGCACTGTTTGAGAAGATAAAAAACTTTGATGGAGGTCCAGATATCATTGCATCCAACAGTATGCTCAATCTCTACGCGGACTTTGGAATGCTGTCTGAAGCAAAATTGATATTTAATTACTTGAGGGAGAGAGGCCAGGCCGACGGTGTTACTTTTGCAACTTTGATTTATGCATACAAGAACATGGGTATGCTCGATGAAGCCATTGAGATAGCAGAGGACATGAAGCAGTCTGGACTTCTTAGAGATTGCGTGACATTCAATAAGGTAATGGCATGCTATGCCACAAACGGGCAGCTTGTTGAATGCGCCGAACTGCTGCATGAAATGGTTATTAACAGGAAACTTCTGCCAGATGGGGGCACATTTAAAGTTTTATTCACAATATTGAAAAAGGGAGGTTTCTCAGCAGAGGCAGTTAGACAGCTTGAGTTGTCTTACCGAGAAGGTAAACCTTACGCGAGACAAGCTGTGATAATCTCTGTTTTCTCTGCAGTGGGCTTGCACGCGTTTGCAATTGAATCCTGCAACATCATCACACAACCAGGATTGGGGCTTCATCCCTTTGCTTACAATGTTGTGATTTATTCATATGGAGCTTCAGGGCAGATTGATGAAGCACTAAAAATATTCATGAGAATGCAAGATGAAGGACTGGAACCAGATATTGTCACATTTGTTAATCTTGTAGGTTGCTATGGGAAAGCTGGCATGGTTGAAGGTATAAAGCGGATATATGGCCAGTTAAAATATGGACTCATTGAGCCCAATGAATCATTATATGAGGCAATCATAGATGCCTATGGAAATGCAGGTAGGTTTGACCTTGCTGATTTGGTTAGTCAGGAAATGAAGCTTAATTTAGATGTGAAGCAGCTTACAGACTCTGAACCTGAAGATGGTGTGGCTGAAGATTCTCAAGGTGGTGAAGGTGAAGACTCTGAAGGTTGA